A single window of Phoenix dactylifera cultivar Barhee BC4 unplaced genomic scaffold, palm_55x_up_171113_PBpolish2nd_filt_p 001094F, whole genome shotgun sequence DNA harbors:
- the LOC120107962 gene encoding putative glucan endo-1,3-beta-glucosidase GVI, with the protein MASMENVLFLFVAAFSLLISSFVILVGAQGIAINYSLLGDNLPPPNEVVGLLNSQNIKLVRLFDPNPTVLTALHNSDNAVGTSFRYITAGNELIPGDLAGYVLRAMQNLDTALTAANLNIPVSTAIAPSVFSISYPPSQDCADKIFKFRFCERLLNGVGAQSIGINYGLLGDNLPPPNQVVGLLNSQNIKLVRLFDPNPTVLAALHNSGIAVVLGTLNNDLQTLANDPAFANTWVQNNVIPHVQAGTSFRYITAGNEVIPGDLASYVLHAMQNLDAALTAANLNIPVSTAIATSVLSISYPPSQGIFSDASSAVMTSILGFLASKKTPLLVNVYPYFAYASQPENVRLDYALFTAPSTVVVDGALGYTNLFDAVVDAMYSALEKAGHPDVNVVVSETGWPSAGDATGATMENAMTYNNNVVAHVTSNTGTPKRPGNVMETYIFAMFNEDLKPAGVEQNFGLYYPNMTKVYQVNCCEHQTDCFAELRSSQEDDLFVPKNGVWGYSWNQTKESVFFAN; encoded by the exons ATGGCATCCATGGAGAATGTGTTATTCCTTTTTGTTGCTGCTTTCAGTCTTCTCATCTCAAGCTTTGTTATTCTTGTTG GAGCTCAAGGCATTGCCATAAACTACAGCTTGTTAGGAGACAACCTCCCCCCACCGAACGAAGTGGTTGGTCTCTTAAACTCCCAGAACATCAAATTGGTCCGCCTCTTTGACCCCAACCCTACCGTCCTTACCGCCCTCCACAACTCCGACAATGCG GTCGGCACCAGCTTCCGCTACATCACCGCTGGAAATGAGCTCATCCCCGGCGACCTTGCTGGTTACGTCCTCCGTGCCATGCAAAACCTCGACACCGCACTCACCGCTGCCAACCTCAACATCCCGGTCTCCACCGCCATCGCTCCCAGTGTCTTCAGCATATCATACCCACCTTCCCAAG ACTGCGCCGATAAGATTTTCAAGTTTAGATTCTGTGAAAGATTGTTGAACGGTGTAGGAGCTCAAAGCATTGGCATAAACTACGGCTTGTTAGGAGACAACCTCCCCCCACCGAACCAAGTGGTTGGTCTCTTAAACTCCCAGAACATCAAGTTGGTCCGCCTCTTTGACCCCAACCCTACCGTCCTTGCTGCCCTCCACAACTCCGGCATTGCGGTCGTACTCGGCACCCTCAACAACGACCTCCAGACACTTGCAAATGACCCAGCCTTCGCAAACACTTGGGTCCAAAACAACGTAATTCCGCACGTCCAGGCCGGCACCAGTTTCCGCTACATCACCGCTGGCAATGAGGTCATCCCTGGCGACCTTGCTAGTTACGTCCTCCATGCCATGCAAAACCTCGACGCCGCACTCACCGCTGCCAACCTCAACATCCCGGTCTCCACCGCCATCGCTACTAGTGTCCTCAGCATATCATACCCACCTTCCCAAGGTATATTCTCTGATGCATCGTCCGCTGTAATGACCAGCATTTTAGGATTCTTGGCATCGAAGAAAACACCACTCCTTGTCAACGTGTACCCATACTTTGCGTATGCGAGCCAGCCGGAGAATGTGCGGCTCGACTACGCGCTCTTCACGGCACCTAGCACGGTGGTCGTCGATGGTGCGTTGGGCTACACTAACCTTTTCGATGCGGTGGTTGATGCCATGTACTCTGCATTGGAGAAGGCCGGTCATCCGGATGTCAACGTTGTGGTGTCGGAGACTGGGTGGCCATCTGCTGGTGATGCAACCGGAGCGACGATGGAGAATGCTATGACATATAATAACAATGTGGTAGCGCATGTGACCAGCAACACGGGGACACCTAAAAGGCCTGGGAATGTGATGGAGACATATATTTTTGCTATGTTTAATGAGGACTTGAAGCCTGCTGGAGTCGAGCAAAACTTTGGGTTGTATTACCCGAATATGACTAAAGTATACCAAGTCAACTGCTGCGAGCACCAAACTGATTGTTTTGCGGAGTTACGGTCGTCGCAAGAGGACG ATTTATTTGTGCCAAAAAATGGAGTATGGGGTTATTCCTGGAATCAAACAAAAGAATCTGTTTTCTTCGCCAACTGA